One region of Desulfofalx alkaliphila DSM 12257 genomic DNA includes:
- a CDS encoding NusG domain II-containing protein, whose product MDNVNKYITVGLLLLAIASIIAIYVIQDQPKLDGNLSLEIYKDGDLYQEVDLSVSQNSQITITGGEGNFNVVEIKDGLVRVKEADCPNQVCVKTGWLSMPGQTAFCAPNRLKITIKGKSNEVDALTY is encoded by the coding sequence ATGGATAATGTTAATAAATACATAACTGTAGGTCTTTTATTGCTAGCTATCGCCAGTATTATAGCTATTTATGTAATACAAGACCAACCAAAATTGGATGGTAATTTATCCTTGGAGATTTACAAGGATGGTGACTTATACCAAGAAGTAGATTTGTCTGTTTCTCAAAACAGCCAAATTACCATCACCGGTGGAGAAGGAAACTTCAACGTAGTAGAAATAAAAGATGGATTAGTCAGGGTTAAAGAAGCAGATTGTCCAAATCAAGTGTGCGTAAAAACAGGTTGGCTGAGTATGCCCGGTCAAACAGCCTTTTGTGCGCCAAATCGGTTAAAGATTACCATAAAGGGCAAATCAAATGAAGTTGACGCGTTAACATACTAA
- a CDS encoding energy-coupling factor transporter transmembrane component T family protein has protein sequence MKNLDPRAKIVVVLCLSTLALYYNSPGPLLILLIITLLLLQIYKTNYLGIIYRFRRLMPVLLLLLIVQSVFTSHGEALIILGEVNILTTGGIFTTLCVLLRMLILLGSAMIVATSNSREYVLALVQLKIPYEIAFMVLVAIRFLPIFVQEAKDTMVAIQLRGVDIQKVGWGKKIKVFTYIFTPLIRNVMIKANQLAIVMEARGFRVYPQRTYLHVLKYNLLDYTVTIVSIGLTLAALTLSIVGENIWIMLINT, from the coding sequence GTGAAAAACCTTGACCCCAGGGCAAAAATAGTTGTGGTGTTATGTTTGTCTACCCTGGCTCTTTATTATAATTCACCAGGCCCATTGCTTATATTGTTGATTATTACATTATTGTTGCTGCAAATATATAAAACTAACTATCTTGGTATAATATACAGATTTCGCCGCCTGATGCCGGTATTATTGTTACTCCTTATTGTGCAAAGTGTTTTTACGAGCCATGGCGAGGCGCTGATTATCTTAGGAGAGGTAAATATTCTTACCACAGGTGGAATATTTACCACCCTGTGTGTTTTATTAAGGATGCTAATATTGTTGGGTTCGGCTATGATTGTTGCAACCAGTAACTCTAGGGAATATGTGCTGGCCTTGGTGCAATTAAAAATTCCATATGAGATAGCATTCATGGTTTTGGTGGCCATACGTTTTTTGCCAATATTTGTTCAAGAGGCTAAAGACACAATGGTTGCTATCCAATTACGCGGTGTTGATATACAGAAGGTAGGCTGGGGTAAAAAAATAAAGGTTTTTACTTACATTTTTACTCCCTTAATTAGAAATGTAATGATCAAAGCTAATCAACTGGCTATTGTTATGGAGGCAAGGGGATTTAGAGTTTACCCACAGCGTACCTACTTGCATGTACTGAAATATAATTTATTGGATTACACAGTAACAATAGTATCTATAGGTCTGACCTTGGCCGCACTAACTCTGTCGATTGTTGGTGAAAACATATGGATAATGTTAATAAATACATAA